One genomic window of Phoenix dactylifera cultivar Barhee BC4 chromosome 6, palm_55x_up_171113_PBpolish2nd_filt_p, whole genome shotgun sequence includes the following:
- the LOC120111158 gene encoding probable calcium-binding protein CML46, translating to MEKILSVSLAYLVYNTIFIWISIVHKCSLGFLSALGSYLEFPTRTSRIHVEKNTSSEARGDLELTREDVETVMEKIGMSLGQEGEQLKERMAFDELSTMFEAKEPSLDEIKEAFSVFDQNCDGFIDAMELQRVLSKLGFREGVTLDSCKQMIAAHDENQDGRIDFSEFVKFMQSGFC from the coding sequence ATGGAGAAGATCTTGTCTGTCTCATTGGCATATCTTGTCTATAACACAATCTTCATCTGGATCAGCATAGTTCACAAGTGCTCTCTGGGATTTCTATCCGCCTTGGGATCCTACCTCGAGTTCCCCACACGCACGTCAAGAATTCATGTCGAAAAGAATACCTCAAGTGAGGCTAGAGGAGACCTTGAGCTGACCAGAGAAGATGTGGAGACGGTCATGGAGAAGATTGGGATGTCTTTGGGCCAGGAAGGCGAGCAGCTGAAGGAGCGCATGGCCTTTGATGAGCTTTCTACCATGTTCGAGGCGAAGGAACCAAGCTTGGATgaaatcaaggaggctttctCTGTGTTTGATCAGAATTGTGATGGGTTCATAGATGCCATGGAGCTCCAGAGAGTTCTCTCCAAGCTGGGCTTCAGAGAAGGGGTGACCTTGGATTCATGCAAACAGATGATCGCAGCGCATGATGAGAACCAAGATGGAAGAATTGATTTCAGCGAGTTCGTCAAGTTTATGCAGAGCGGCTTCTgctga